One Proteinivorax tanatarense DNA segment encodes these proteins:
- a CDS encoding ABC transporter ATP-binding protein → MSRNTFREDEKLKESINFKVVLRLLSYLSPHKLAVIKTMTLMMVVVLVEVMNPFLLKLAIDFFIERSNSIGLVYLGVAAVSANIVAMVCSRYRVQIMAKVSNGVLKKIRQQLFNHIQRLSFSFFDNRPLGKILSRIIGDVNSLKQLFNQSINNLIPDIIMLIVVIIIMLAMNIKLAVMSFVLLPALVISMFVIQTIARKRWQKYRQKRSNLNAFIHEDYSGIRVVQSFARERHTSKTFDDLSRTSVKSFLSAMKVSACFWPLVELSWGVGTIIIFWYGINLINVGEITPGDLVAFSGYIGMFWRPINNLSNFYNSLITNLAGAERIFEIMDISPDIVDCQNPKVLPPIKGKVEFKDVTFKYDKDGETVLKKVNFTVDTGETIALVGRTGAGKTTIVNLLTRFFDTSEGRVLVDGYDIKGVTIESLRSQMGIMTQDTFLFSGSIKENIRYGKLDATDEEIIGAAKSVHAHDFISKLKDGYDTDVHERGAGLSMGQRQLVALARTLLADPKILILDEATSSIDTYTEKMVQEGLKKLLKGRTSFIIAHRLSTIRGADRIMVIDDGQIIETGKHNELMEKRGNYFKLTMAQYKFLKDGA, encoded by the coding sequence ATGAGCAGAAACACCTTTAGAGAAGATGAAAAATTAAAGGAATCGATAAACTTTAAGGTAGTGTTGCGGTTGCTTAGTTATTTATCACCTCATAAGCTAGCAGTCATCAAAACAATGACATTAATGATGGTAGTTGTGCTAGTTGAGGTTATGAACCCTTTTCTTTTAAAGCTTGCTATAGATTTTTTTATTGAGAGGTCTAATTCAATAGGGTTAGTATATCTTGGTGTAGCAGCTGTGAGCGCAAATATCGTAGCTATGGTTTGTTCTAGGTACAGAGTACAAATAATGGCAAAAGTTTCTAATGGGGTATTAAAAAAAATCAGGCAGCAACTGTTTAATCATATCCAGAGATTATCATTTTCGTTTTTTGATAACAGGCCGTTAGGAAAGATACTTTCAAGAATAATTGGTGATGTAAACTCATTAAAGCAGTTGTTTAACCAAAGTATTAATAATTTGATTCCCGATATTATTATGTTGATTGTTGTTATAATAATAATGCTTGCTATGAACATTAAACTAGCAGTTATGTCTTTTGTACTTCTTCCAGCACTTGTGATTTCGATGTTTGTTATTCAAACTATAGCTAGAAAGCGATGGCAAAAGTATAGGCAAAAAAGATCTAATTTAAATGCCTTTATACATGAAGACTACTCTGGTATTCGAGTGGTTCAAAGTTTTGCCAGAGAAAGACATACTAGCAAGACTTTTGATGACTTATCTAGAACATCTGTAAAGTCTTTTTTGTCAGCAATGAAGGTATCGGCATGTTTTTGGCCTTTAGTTGAATTATCATGGGGTGTAGGAACAATTATAATTTTTTGGTATGGCATAAATCTTATTAATGTTGGAGAAATAACTCCAGGTGATTTAGTGGCCTTTAGCGGATATATTGGAATGTTTTGGCGACCGATAAACAATCTAAGTAACTTCTATAACTCGTTAATAACTAATCTTGCAGGGGCTGAACGGATTTTTGAAATTATGGATATTTCACCAGATATAGTGGATTGTCAAAATCCAAAAGTGTTGCCACCCATAAAGGGGAAGGTTGAGTTTAAAGACGTAACTTTTAAATATGATAAAGATGGAGAAACGGTGTTGAAAAAAGTTAATTTTACAGTAGATACCGGAGAAACTATTGCGTTAGTAGGACGTACAGGAGCAGGGAAAACAACTATTGTAAACCTTTTAACAAGGTTTTTTGACACATCAGAGGGTAGGGTGCTGGTGGATGGGTATGACATTAAAGGCGTGACCATTGAATCGTTAAGAAGTCAGATGGGAATAATGACTCAAGATACCTTTTTGTTTTCTGGAAGTATAAAGGAAAATATTAGGTATGGGAAATTAGATGCCACAGATGAAGAAATAATTGGTGCTGCAAAATCTGTTCATGCTCATGACTTTATCTCAAAATTAAAAGATGGTTATGACACTGATGTACATGAGAGGGGAGCAGGTTTATCAATGGGACAAAGGCAGCTTGTGGCCCTTGCAAGAACCTTATTAGCAGATCCTAAGATTTTAATTTTAGATGAAGCCACCTCTTCAATTGATACCTATACAGAAAAAATGGTGCAAGAAGGATTGAAAAAATTGTTAAAAGGGAGAACATCTTTTATAATTGCTCATCGTCTGTCCACTATTAGGGGTGCAGATCGAATTATGGTAATTGATGATGGACAGATAATAGAAACTGGCAAACATAACGAGTTGATGGAGAAAAGAGGAAATTATTTTAAACTAACAATGGCCCAATATAAATTTTTAAAAGATGGAGCATAG